From a region of the Mytilus galloprovincialis chromosome 3, xbMytGall1.hap1.1, whole genome shotgun sequence genome:
- the LOC143067763 gene encoding uncharacterized protein LOC143067763 isoform X7 has product METPFCKRFAKNHWIAGFIESSSLKHDGPEHYGTMKAKRGKYRLSPNEEAQLVKDETERRRKQRIIQVREQSKQNAEKIRQAVKLERDRQVTKLAVELQNQLEQEKDEKVRKLEAQYENSLKSIGQGHKEAGEQYDRTEERELLQQEDNRRADARGSAAMDKLKRERMFREFEETKQIKARQAALDEERKRAAMIASLPPPDPDPLLDINIPTKKPVKMTDVDNFTTTHYHILEQYSIDKANPITQGDARAAAEEEERRIRERSQELVRLSNDRMARARVRHNNALEKEILSHDCDKMMMDLSDLQRADRERRLHVVANIPKQVFEPPHKRVEDREDHQRNLETAFEDMYMAQTDYVGDLSLALDPHPPPETPSATESLEVSMMTEGTPVQEPTLPRIPPVLKDMTNLPRTQGEKSPVKKPEKVLKKLMDKIKSQRDEWISKSNVDLDIPDDTTIKVQESGRNEFTASRHVPGTQTDEVPTKLSAPEGTADISVDSVLEQQKELDPILNLMAYGTNMINQKRVLEEKLKALEREHAAYKQTAQSTLSHNEGYPPVHTQLMNGHAVPREQMSSGYSWSVPQSMHQPPLSTGSITAKPNLTTAGASQPQIQQQYMPVPQIQQQYMPVPQIQQQYMSVQHTDRIGMTVSEQPYPLPVTLLPREPVVASLPKQYIPLSHRQQGDMPQLSTVNVSSRMQPPTYTSALSQIQTQHEAGSYGVRQPAVQSQQQYVPPSVAPVSVFSRESVHHPPSLSMSSLSGSSGEYYPQTFPTPSLPIPSTVGLIPVTSYAAQQDQTKKIKDYQQYLLQRHEQSKKVLADTRAEIEKRRQELLHRFPQLAGQSPETSKGDEQLPVVDSQANIPPPPPSEVIQTNTQTTELSPSKTAISSLVTQLASDPYYAQRLGLEKEKNSKAEVSQTNNKYRDVRKSLPFDESLQESPYTQVHDSGGKFRQTEFDSTMESDDRRDLDDTVMSSSTDRGSPKLPMNGRRSAQSTESDMDTSGLSTGKDHNEIYDNRQQELKKQLEEIQKQKEAILQRHDMAHLRLHAEQERLKYQMAEEEKRLTPDVTSEDSTTEVDTDEERRGEILTTKHLRGPPQKQKLNLLGEHRPHELSTIQEVDTPRSAQRSLESGKPSLSSSGSSLSRRSLDSYQMSTGTIPEEKEPQEQFVTPTYRRTAGETGYQTQQIEQILERAREFDPSVVERLKQQTNDIFSNIATPPQKGGTPGSNLSLSMGSLTPDSLSTGPISDSNVSTQYNSPSDAPAFKIVNQKGKDNSRSDSSYRSGMSWADELSSYSGQYHSMKMDDSSKTSADSRLEPSSRVLNSSSQEKLNLQAMDDKRPSKSPADRKYDVFHMKLEHPSIEKPGSQFIFKHADESISSDSSSRLNIQELSEITPLEKSNKQGELSQYPLLDKSGQMEQSSSDDRSRGYTSSSAVNESSARESPLGGAEDNVEDSKLLRTGESLASTATSASSYMDLDAVSGINRPFDFIGQFKLTGRDQSVPNSSDDLIDLDSSKYTEKGGFTSTPYTTDDKISSQLLSEPSQYDLTPGDIQVRSGAIPQQSFGLSSNQTPAFVSRSGDFGSDFSDQGSGEKKVGATLSQYSLKSETPGVTLIGKELSQYTIGSENVSPLSQYSIETTENISPDPAIKSLSQYSLEPSASHDIKDDSSLSQHSLDPSRQISGFGLSKGDKSMTQYSYSTDLTAETTQSSGRDHVDGHLSQYSLQTNEKSLTHGQLSDLDLMHTTKLPSTDNLSLSQHALDSTNDDNDSIVEKKFANLDNLIRESRDLIAKHKKLITKNKDWEEQSTESTPERKNENQNSNNNNLIEMMGLRLEPEVISTKLDTSESSFNVTDDVSPMMITASSADMTQDHFKTADSLSVDNSVGHKYGDSALSRLSQLDTTAGISDEPDLTLVTESSEVSINQEGQLTHRSECSNNDDSVWSFEQHEQSARSSPDITENDFPDLGEEEDHSGLAGQTLQESFDRRQQSMSSVKRDAGEDVVFRAVPVVVSPTLSFSMKLNSDIKPKAPLTWASELKGEQELPVLAAGAKPSFKLADPKHVTKKDSDNKKFEKPVTAVSKSKSSGNLNRALQPRSAGSIPSISTSSSDEKSLGHSKSAGIISLGDFLKRQLSNEDDNTAKSESFSQKNNSALVTTKNKPGPSINTKPASVSKPSPSFYGKAKESSKGSSYSIGKKAETGTSSSGKPGIYGKSQGGKPAGNSHMSKTLSSWKKSRAVKSSGPPPPPKQSSHFPNGVTEFPKPSSRSEEEEAYERRMRAYNPRLFRLQNRLGIEEPEEIPSEEKKKSPKSRETTEEKQKRAAASRDKVKEFQKDSKSTSKIPVLRSFRKT; this is encoded by the exons ATGGTACTATGAAGGCTAAAAGAGGAAAGTATAGATTGAGTCCAAATGAAGAGGCACAGCTAGTTAAAGATGAAACTGAGCGAAGACGTAAACAAAGAATTATACAA GTAAGAGAACAGTCCAAGCAAAATGCTGAAAAGATTAGACAAGCAGTAAAACTAGAAAGAGACAGACAAGTTACTAAATTGGCAGTAGAATTACAG AATCAGTTGGAACAAGAGAAAGATGAAAAAGTAAGGAAGTTGGAAGCTCAGtatgaaaattcattgaaaagcataggtcaaggtcataaagAGGCAGGCGAACAA TATGACAGAACTGAAGAAAGGGAGCTCctgcagcaagaagataacagaaGAGCTGATGCAAGAGGATCAGCAGCCATGGACAAACTCAAACGTGAAAGAATGTTTCGGGAGTTTGAAgagacaaaacaaataaaagctAG ACAAGCTGCTTTAGATGAAGAGAGAAAAAGAGCTGCTATGATTGCTTCATTGCCACCACCAGATCCTGATCCACTTCTAGATATCAACATACCAACAA aaaaACCTGTAAAGATGACTGATGTAGATAATTTTACCACAACACATTACCATATTTTAGAACAATATTCCATTGATAAGGCTAATCCTATTACACAG ggAGATGCTCGAGCAGCAGCTGAGGAAGAAGAGAGAAGAATTAGGGAGAGATCTCAGGAGTTAGTCAGACTGAGTAATGATAGAATGGCCAGGGCAAGAGTCAGACATAATAATGCTCTGGAAAAAGAAATACTTAGTCAT GACTGTGATAAGATGATGATGGATCTTAGTGATTTACAGAGAGCAGACAGAGAAAGGAGATTACACGTTGTTGCAAACATTCCA AAACAAGTTTTTGAGCCACCTCACAAAAGGGTAGAAGACAGAGAAGACCACCAgagaaatttagaaacagcatttGAAGACATGTACATGGCTCAAACAG aTTATGTAGGTGATTTAAGTCTAGCATTAGACCCACACCCACCTCCAGAGACGCCTTCTGCCACAGAATCATTAGAGGTATCCATGATGACTGAAGGAACACCTGTCCAGGAACCTACATTACCCAGAATTCCACCTGTTCTTAAAGATATGACTAATTTACCAAGAACACAGGGAGAAAAGTCACCAGTAAAGAAACCAG AAAAAGTGTTAAAAAAGTTAATGGATAAAATAAAATCCCAAAGAGATGAATGGATATCTAAATCTAATGTTGATCTTGATATTCCTGATGATACTACAATTAAG GTACAAGAATCTGGTAGGAATGAGTTTACTGCATCTAGACATGTTCCTGGTACTCAGACAGATGAGGTTCCTACCAAACTCAGTGCTCCTGAAGGTACAGCTGACATATCTGTTGACTCAGTATTAGAACAACAGAAAGAGTTAGA TCCGATATTAAATCTGATGGCGTATGGTACTAATATGAT aaaccaAAAACGAGTGTTAGAGGAAAAATTGAAAGCTCTAGAAAGGGAACATGCTGCATACAAACAAACAGCCCAATCTACATTATCTCATAATGAAGGGTATCCTCCCGTACATACCCAGCTTATGAATGGACATGCTGTACCTAGAGAACAGATGTCCTCTGGATATTCTTGGTCTGTACCACAAAGTATGCATCAACCTCCATTGTCAACTGGTTCCATCACAGCAAAACCAAATTTGACAACAGCTGGTGCATCCCAGCCACAAATCCAACAACAGTATATGCCAGTGCCACAAATCCAACAACAGTATATGCCAGTGCCACAAATCCAACAACAGTACATGTCAGTGCAGCATACTGACAGAATCGGTATGACAGTATCAGAACAACCATATCCCTTACCAGTTACTCTGTTGCCAAGGGAACCAGTTGTAGCATCATTACCAAAGCAGTACATTCCTTTATCTCATCGACAACAGGGGGACATGCCCCAACTGTCAACAGTAAATGTTAGTAGTAGGATGCAGCCTCCAACCTACACATCAGCCCTCTCACAGATCCAGACCCAGCATGAAGCTGGAAGTTATGGAGTGAGACAGCCAGCAGTCCAATCACAGCAACAATATGTTCCTCCCAGTGTAGCACCAGTTTCTGTGTTTAGTCGTGAGTCTGTTCATCATCCTCCTTCATTGTCAATGAGTTCATTATCTGGGTCATCTGGAGAGTACTATCCACAGACTTTTCCTACTCCATCTCTTCCCATTCCATCCACGGTCGGTCTGATACCAGTAACATCCTATGCTGCTCAACAAGACCAAACTAAAAAGATAAAAGATTATCAACAATATTTACTACAACGTCATGAACAAAGTAAAAAGGTGCTGGCTGATACTAGAgctgaaattgaaaaaagacgACAGGAGTTACTTCATAGGTTTCCACAATTAGCTGGTCAATCTCCTGAAACCAGCAAAGGAGATGAACAACTCCCAGTAGTAGATAGTCAAGCAAATATTCCTCCACCTCCCCCTTCTGAGGTAATCCAGACTAATACACAAACAACAGAACTATCACCAAGTAAGACAGCTATATCATCACTCGTGACACAACTGGCTTCAGATCCATACTATGCACAAAGATTGGGACTTGAGAAAGAGAAAAACAGTAAAGCAGAAGTTAGTCAGACTAATAATAAATATAGAGATGTAAGAAAGTCTCTTCCTTTTGATGAATCTCTTCAGGAATCACCTTACACTCAAGTTCATGATTCTGGGGGTAAATTTAGACAGACAGAATTCGACTCTACAATGGAATCAGATGATAGAAGAGATTTAGATGATACAGTAATGTCATCATCTACAGACAGAGGGAGCCCTAAATTACCAATGAACGGAAGACGATCAGCCCAGTCAACCGAATCAGATATGGATACATCAGGTCTGAGTACAGGAAAAGATCATAATGAAATATATGATAACAGACAACAGGAATTAAAGAAACAATTAGAAGAAATACAGAAACAGAAAGAGGCCATATTACAGAGGCATGATATGGCACATCTTAGACTTCATGCTGAACAGGAGAGACTTAAATACCAGATGGCAGAGGAGGAGAAAAGATTGACTCCTGATGTCACTTCAGAAG atTCAACAACAGAGGTAGACACTGATGAGGAAAGGAGAGGAGAAATATTGACAACTAAGCACCTGAGAGGTCCACCACAGAAACAAAAGTTAAATCTTCTTGGTGAACATAGACCCCATGAGCTTAGTACCATACAG GAGGTAGATACTCCCAGGAGTGCACAGAGATCTTTAGAATCTGGGAAGCCAAGCCTTTCATCCAGTGGCAGTTCATTGTCCAGAAGATCACTGGATTCCTACCAGATGTCTACAGGAACCATCCCAGAGGAGAAGGAACCACAGGAACAGTTTGTCACACCCACTTATCGTAGGACGGCAGGAGAGACTGGCTACCAAACTCAGCAAATCGAACAGATACTGGAAAGAGCTAGAGAGTTTGACCCTAGTGTTGTAGAACGACTGAAGCAACAAACCAATGATattttttccaatattgctaCACCCCCACAGAAAGGAGGCACCCCAGGGAGTAACTTGTCATTATCCATGGGATCACTAACTCCTGATTCTTTATCAACAG GTCCCATCAGTGACAGTAATGTATCTACGCAGTATAACTCTCCTTCAGATGCCCCAGCTTTTAAGATTGTCAATCAAAAAGGAAAAGACAATAGCCGTAGTGACAGCTCATACCGTAGCGGAATGTCATGGGCTGATGAATTATCAAGCTACAGTGGACAATATCATTCCATGAAGATGGATGACAGTAGTAAAACATCAGCAGATTCTAGACTGGAACCAAGTTCTAGGGTGCTTAATTCTTCTAGTCAGGAAAAACTAAACCTTCAAGCAATGGATGATAAAAGACCAAGTAAAAGTCCAGCGGACAGGAAATATGATGTATTTCATATGAAACTAGAACATCCAAGTATAGAAAAACCAGGCAGCCAATTCATCTTTAAGCATGCGGATGAAAGTATTTCTTCTGATTCTTCCAGTAGGTTAAATATACAAGAACTGTCAGAAATAACTCCTTTAGAGAAATCAAATAAACAAGGTGAACTTTCTCAGTATCCATTACTTGACAAATCTGGACAGATGGAACAGTCATCTAGTGATGATCGTTCTAGGGGATATACTTCTAGTTCTGCTGTGAATGAATCATCTGCTAGAGAATCACCATTGGGAGGCGCTGAAGACAATGTGGAAGACAGCAAACTTCTGAGAACTGGCGAAAGCTTAGCATCAACTGCTACATCTGCAAGTAGCTACATGGATCTAGATGCTGTGAGTGGAATAAATAGACCTTTTGATTTCATTGGTCAGTTTAAATTAACTGGAAGAGATCAGTCTGTGCCTAACTCAAGTGATGATTTAATAGATTTGGATTCCAGCAAATATACAGAAAAAGGTGGTTTTACCAGCACACCATACACAACAGATGATAAGATCTCATCACAGCTATTGTCAGAACCATCTCAGTATGATTTGACTCCAGGGGACATCCAAGTAAGAAGTGGAGCTATTCCTCAACAATCTTTTGGCTTAAGTTCAAACCAAACTCCTGCATTTGTTTCAAGAAGTGGTGATTTTGGATCTGATTTTTCTGACCAGGGGTCTGGTGAAAAGAAAGTTGGTGCAACGTTAAGTCAGTATAGTTTAAAATCTGAAACACCAGGAGTTACTCTGATTGGTAAAGAACTAAGTCAGTACACCATTGGGTCAGAAAATGTGTCACCACTTAGTCAATATAGTATTGAAACCACAGAAAATATTTCCCCTGACCCAGCAATTAAATCTTTATCCCAGTATAGTTTGGAACCTTCTGCTAGCCATGACATCAAAGATGATTCCTCACTGAGTCAACATAGTCTTGATCCGTCAAGGCAAATATCTGGCTTCGGTTTatcaaagggagacaaatccATGACACAATACAGCTATAGCACTGATTTAACTGCAGAGACAACTCAGTCTTCAGGGCGGGATCATGTTGATGGACATTTAAGTCAATATTCGCTCCAAACAAATGAAAAGTCTTTAACCCATGGACAGCTAAGTGACTTAGATTTAATGCATACTACAAAATTACCTTCTACAGATAATTTGTCTCTTAGTCAGCATGCTTTAGATTCTACAAATGATGACAATGACAGCATTGTAGagaaaaaatttgcaaatttagacaatttaataCGGGAATCACGAGATCTCATTGCAAAACATAAGAAGTTAATTACAAAAAACAAAGATTGGGAAGAACAATCAACAGAATCTACACCTGAGAGGAAAAATGAAAATCAGAATAGTAACAATAACAATTTGATTGAAATGATGGGCCTTAGATTAGAGCCAGAAGTGATATCAACAAAGCTGGATACATCAGAGTCCAGTTTTAATGTGACAGATGATGTCAGTCCAATGATGATCACAGCTTCTAGTGCTGATATGACACAGGACCACTTCAAGACGGCTGATTCTCTCTCTGTGGATAATAGTGTAGGACACAAGTATGGAGATTCAGCTCTTTCACGGTTGTCACAG ctTGACACTACAGCAGGTATTTCTGATGAACCAGACTTGACATTGGTAACGGAAAGTTCTGAAGTCAGCATAAATCAAGAAGGACAACTCACTCATCGATCAGAGTGTAGCAATAATGATGATTCAGTATGGTCATTTGAACAACATGAGCAAAGCGCCAGAAGTTCTCCAGACATAACAGAGAATGATTTTCCTGATTTAG GGGAAGAAGAGGACCACTCAGGCCTAGCTGGTCAGACATTACAAGAATCATTTGATAGAAGACAGCAGTCAATGTCTTCAGTGAAACGAGATGCAGGAGAAGATGTTGTGTTTAGAGCTGTTCCTGTTGTAGTCAGTCCAACGTTATCATTCTCTATGAAGTTAAATTCTGATATAAAACCAAAGGCACCTTTAACATGGGCATCAGAATTAAAAGGGGAACAAGAATTACCTGTTTTGGCAGCTGGTGCAAAGCCTAGTTTTAAGCTTGCTGATCCAAAGCATGTAACTAAGAAAGATTCAGATAATAAGAAATTTGAGAAACCAGTAACAGCAGTATCAAAGTCAAAGTCATCAGGAAATTTGAATCGAGCTCTTCAGCCTAGAAGTGCAGGATCCATCCCATCAATTTCAACATCTAGTAGTGATGAGAAATCTCTAGGACATTCTAAATCTGCTGGTATTATTAGTCTTGGAGATTTCTTAAAAAGGCAACTTTCAAATGAAGATGACAATACAGCAAAGTCTGAATCATTTTCTCAAAAAAATAACTCTGCTCTGGTAACAACAAAGAATAAACCAGGACCTAGCATCAATACTAAACCAGCTTCTGTGAGTAAACCTTCTCCGTCTTTCTATGGAAAGGCAAAGGAGTCATCAAAAGGGTCATCTTATAGCATAGGAAAGAAGGCAGAAACAGGAACCAGTTCAAGTGGGAAACCAGGAATATATGGGAAATCTCAGGGAGGGAAACCAGCAGGAAATTCTCATATGTCCAAAACATTGTCTTCATGGAAGAAAAGCAGAGCAGTAAAATCATCAG GGCCTCCTCCACCACCCAAACAATCTTCTCATTTTCCCAATGGAGTTACAGAATTCCCTAAACCAAGTTCTAGAAGTGAAGAAGAGGAGGCTTATGAACGTCGTATGAG